The Leucobacter viscericola genome includes a window with the following:
- a CDS encoding serine hydrolase domain-containing protein, producing the protein MSLVAGTLALGIALAGCAAAPESATQTTAATPSEKQLTDTISKFLKKAGVPGASVVITGAKGEEYSGNFGDAVIDDPTTDATRFAYRSITKAFTGTVILQLVDEGKVKLDDPVSKYVDGVPNGENITIRELGNMRSGLANYSSNPKLGEMLSKDPSREPAVSELLDLSFSEPANFRPGEKYEYSNTNTLLLGEVIEKVTGKPWQDEVKSRIETSLKLSSVEYGFTDPNLDATGYEVANGKVVEALPVVAPGWLGAAGALTGTASDLATWGRALGSGSLIDKATQQERLDQFGSTEDDPKSPEYDRYGFTMGEIDGWVGHTGTGLGFQGLVMYDAKSERVIAILVNATGEDPDLPAHLFKEILPLY; encoded by the coding sequence AAAACAGCTCACCGACACGATCTCAAAGTTTCTGAAGAAGGCCGGTGTGCCTGGTGCCTCCGTCGTGATCACTGGCGCGAAAGGTGAGGAATACTCGGGCAACTTTGGTGACGCCGTGATCGACGATCCAACGACCGACGCCACCCGCTTCGCCTACCGCAGTATTACTAAGGCTTTCACTGGCACGGTCATCTTGCAGCTTGTCGATGAAGGCAAGGTGAAGCTCGATGATCCCGTGTCGAAGTACGTCGATGGTGTGCCAAACGGCGAGAACATCACGATCCGGGAGCTTGGCAACATGCGCTCGGGGCTCGCGAACTATTCGTCGAACCCGAAACTGGGTGAGATGCTGAGCAAGGATCCGAGTCGCGAACCCGCTGTTTCGGAACTGCTTGATCTCTCATTCTCGGAGCCCGCGAACTTCAGGCCCGGTGAGAAGTACGAGTACTCAAACACCAACACGCTGCTGCTGGGTGAAGTGATCGAAAAGGTCACCGGCAAACCGTGGCAAGACGAGGTGAAGAGCAGGATCGAGACCTCGTTGAAATTGAGCTCCGTTGAGTACGGGTTCACGGATCCAAACCTCGATGCAACCGGCTATGAGGTCGCCAACGGCAAGGTGGTTGAAGCTCTGCCGGTTGTCGCACCGGGGTGGCTGGGTGCCGCGGGCGCCCTCACTGGAACGGCGAGTGACCTGGCGACGTGGGGCCGCGCCCTCGGCAGCGGATCGCTGATTGACAAGGCCACCCAGCAGGAGCGCCTTGATCAGTTCGGCTCGACCGAGGATGATCCCAAGAGCCCCGAGTACGACCGCTACGGCTTCACGATGGGCGAGATTGACGGCTGGGTGGGTCACACGGGAACGGGCCTGGGCTTCCAGGGGCTCGTCATGTACGACGCGAAGTCGGAGCGGGTAATCGCGATCCTGGTCAACGCGACGGGCGAGGATCCCGACCTGCCAGCGCACCTGTTTAAGGAGATTCTGCCGCTGTACTAG
- a CDS encoding winged helix-turn-helix domain-containing protein translates to MIRESPSTNSLSAAEARRVALAAQGFRGSARLRARRPFDPALERLHVLQIDSVNVFARSHYMPVFSRHGVYDSEQLDKHLWNSGEYTEYWAHEAAFIPVGDRPLFGWRMHEFRDRYAGQERYAALQPTLDRVREALADGGPQFVRELEEGPREKRGPWWDWSETKHAVEVLFARGDVVSSGREGFQRRYALAEQVLPASALVEVSREDAQRQLVEQAARSLGVGTLADLADYHRLKTADARVAVRALEESGILIPVSVAGWQKANGTPEQAWMHRDAAVPSRLAPDALLTPFDPVVWFRPRAERMFDFHYRIEIYTPKEKRQYGYYCLPLMVNGVLAGRIDLKADRKSKELLVQAAWQEEKAPARTAEAAQDLLARAAAWQGLESVSVSGVGNLALPGRFDAAQMDTAK, encoded by the coding sequence ATGATCCGCGAATCCCCGAGTACCAATTCACTCAGTGCCGCAGAGGCACGCCGTGTTGCATTGGCAGCTCAGGGGTTTCGCGGATCAGCGCGTTTACGGGCCAGGCGGCCATTTGATCCGGCGCTAGAACGACTGCACGTTCTGCAGATCGACTCTGTCAACGTCTTTGCACGCAGTCATTACATGCCGGTGTTCTCCCGGCACGGTGTCTACGACTCTGAGCAGCTCGATAAGCATCTCTGGAACAGCGGCGAGTACACGGAGTACTGGGCACACGAGGCAGCGTTTATTCCGGTGGGGGATCGACCGCTCTTCGGCTGGCGCATGCATGAGTTTCGGGATCGCTATGCCGGTCAAGAACGCTACGCTGCACTGCAGCCGACACTCGATCGAGTGCGCGAGGCATTGGCCGACGGCGGCCCCCAGTTCGTGCGTGAGCTGGAGGAAGGCCCCCGCGAAAAGCGCGGACCGTGGTGGGACTGGAGCGAAACAAAACACGCCGTTGAGGTGCTGTTTGCTCGCGGCGATGTGGTGTCGAGCGGACGCGAAGGATTCCAGCGCAGGTACGCGCTCGCCGAGCAGGTGCTGCCCGCCTCGGCACTCGTTGAGGTGAGTCGCGAGGACGCACAAAGGCAACTCGTCGAGCAGGCCGCACGATCGCTAGGTGTTGGCACGCTCGCCGACCTCGCCGACTACCACCGCCTCAAAACGGCGGACGCCCGGGTTGCGGTGCGGGCGCTTGAGGAGAGCGGGATCCTCATTCCCGTTTCTGTCGCCGGTTGGCAAAAGGCGAACGGCACACCAGAGCAGGCCTGGATGCACCGCGATGCCGCAGTGCCGAGCCGGCTTGCACCGGACGCCCTGCTCACGCCTTTTGACCCGGTCGTCTGGTTTCGCCCGCGAGCAGAGCGTATGTTCGACTTTCACTACCGCATCGAGATTTACACCCCAAAAGAGAAGCGGCAGTACGGTTACTACTGCTTGCCGCTGATGGTGAATGGTGTGCTTGCTGGTCGCATCGATCTCAAGGCGGATCGCAAGAGTAAAGAGTTGCTCGTGCAGGCGGCTTGGCAAGAAGAAAAGGCCCCTGCGCGCACGGCGGAGGCGGCGCAAGATCTGCTGGCTCGTGCAGCGGCCTGGCAGGGACTTGAGTCGGTGAGCGTCAGCGGCGTGGGAAACCTCGCGCTGCCCGGGCGCTTCGATGCCGCACAGATGGATACCGCCAAATAG